From a region of the Procambarus clarkii isolate CNS0578487 chromosome 18, FALCON_Pclarkii_2.0, whole genome shotgun sequence genome:
- the LOC123754223 gene encoding uncharacterized protein, translating into MKFTLLIADAVFGHVGHTQRAVTTSVLVYLVHAAVATPTPNTSLSAAVSKLPATVSSLQTSPATASQEDSEIPEDWLQPERICSPLVLLENHFTHYTSFPMSLTTLNRINSCEELEADRQIVVLDSHHNLFPEWLADATLAGECPWQLVKREFIPGTVPPSIIEVGCLCNGHSCSRGGDFQCTAVSRRVEVWTSGPHHYGVFRSHMVTMTTACVCARRHVPRGGEAEFGLGH; encoded by the coding sequence ATGAAGTTCACTCTTTTGATCGCCGACGCGGTGTTTGGACACGTCGGCCACACACAGCGAGCAGTGACCACCTCCGTCCTGGTTTACCTCGTGCATGCTGCGGTGGCCACCCCGACCCCAAACACCAGCCTGAGTGCTGCCGTCAGCAAACTTCCAGCCACTGTTTCTTCGCTTCAGACATCGCCAGCAACGGCAAGCCAAGAAGACTCGGAGATACCAGAGGATTGGTTACAACCCGAGAGAATCTGTTCGCCGCTCGTTCTCCTGGAGAACCACTTCACCCACTACACCTCCTTCCCAATGTCTTTAACAACTTTGAACCGCATTAATTCCTGCGAGGAACTGGAAGCCGATAGACAAATAGTTGTTTTGGACAGCCATCATAACTTGTTCCCGGAATGGCTAGCGGATGCCACTCTGGCCGGGGAGTGCCCCTGGCAGCTGGTCAAACGAGAGTTTATCCCCGGCACTGTGCCCCCTTCCATTATAGAGGTGGGCTGTCTGTGTAACGGTCACAGCTGCTCGCGCGGGGGCGACTTCCAGTGTACGGCCGTCAGTCGCCGCGTCGAAGTATGGACGAGCGGACCCCACCACTACGGTGTGTTTCGTTCCCACATGGTGACCATGACgacagcgtgtgtgtgtgctcggcGCCACGTCCCTCGAGGTGGTGAAGCAGAGTTTGGCTTGGGCCACTAG
- the LOC138365932 gene encoding uncharacterized protein, whose protein sequence is MDMPEEEPPEYADIASEEEEEEEEEEEEFDEEAHLEAQRSALEQELLTEALDLVEALTQLPEKSRLKWTPHHKNLATSFLRDPAEHILCCYVVRSCGKVRLAVSLNLPVGPVGVVWYFIKLGLQPRITALNFQGQRQVGGNTSGVA, encoded by the exons ATGGACATGCCAGAGGAGGAGCCGCCGGAGTACGCTGATATTGCCAG cgaagaggaggaggaagaggaggaagaggaggaggagttcgATGAGGAGGCGCACCTGGAGGCTCAACGCTCGGCCTTAGAGCAGGAACTGCTGACGGAGGCG CTGGATCTGGTGGAAGCGCTGACGCAGCTTCCGGAGAAGTCCCGACTCAAGTGGACGCCCCATCACAAAAATCTTGCCACTAGTTTCCTTCGAGACCCAGCCGAACATATCCTCTGCTGCTACGTCGTCAG GAGCTGTGGGAAGGTGCGGCTGGCTGTGAGTCTGAACCTGCCTGTCGGGCCCGTGGGAGTGGTGTGGTACTTCATCAAGCTGGGCCTCCAGCCTCGCATCACCGCCCTCAACTTTCAAGGACAGCGTCAGGTAGGTGGCAACACCTCGggggttgcctga